The DNA window CTGAGATTAAGAATTAACCAAACTTAGATGCTAAATCTAAATCGTAATTTTAAacaatatgattaaataaatgaacactcACCCATATTACAAATTGTTATAATCATGTAGAAATCCATCCATTTGATTAAGCCTCCCCGAGAACGCAATTTTTCTCGTTATCTGTGTATTTGGCAAAGTACCGTGATCTAGCATTTGAATATAACCTACGTAAAGATGGTACAATGACAAAGTTTGATGGGAACCTCTCACATGTCTTGATTATTGATTTCAATGTCTTAACTGAGAGCTTATTTcgaagttttgttttattgttattaagttTAGAGAAGGTTCTTTCAACTTCTGCCGTACTTTGAGGTAAGGCTGTTAGCTTGAGCATGAAAGTTGACAGTTCTTTGTATGAAGGCACTCCTCTCATATTCTTCCAAAACTCCACAATACTCTTATTTTCCCATCCGCCTTTCTTAACCTCTTCATCAATTAAGATAGATCTCCATTGTCGATGAATGATTTGCACATCAGCATCAGGTAGAAGACGTGGTAGCTTCCGAAACAAGACAGCTGCCGAGGTCATTTCAGCTTTAACCTTCAAAATTAATTCCTGGTTTACATCTTTCAGTGCTGCAAGGACTGGATCCAGCACATCAATCCTTTTCAGAATTTCGCAGCATGCAATCTTATACCAATCCCTACACCGGCTTCATTTTTGACATGGTTTCACTGGCAAGTATACCAGGATAGACTTTATCCAATGGGAGCCATTTTGATTCATCCTCATATGTTGATACCTTGAAGCTAATACTCTCCCTTTTCATATAATTTGAACCAAACATCCTGAGGACTCTCTCGCTTTCTGGTAGTAGCATATGAAGTTTAAAGCTGTTAGACTGAAAGAGTGTATTTAAGCTAACCAGATCACCAAGAACAAAGCTGGTAAATTCAAGAGTGGCTTTGATATATGGGGATTTTAAAGCTTGAAGTATTCTGTCTGCTGGCAAATCTTTTGCTGCAATAGCTTCTCCCGTGAAATATAATTCTAGTGCAGACCACTGTTCAAGTATACGATCTACACACTGAGAGATTGACAACCATCTTGTCTGACAAGGCTTCAATAACCTATGAGGTTCACATTCCACAAAGTGCTGAAACTCTTCAAAACTCTCTTGCCGATTGGGAGATAATTTGAAATAGTTATAAACGTCATGAATTAACTGATCAGCAGTTTTTGACAGAGCTTTATCACATGCATGTCCTGCAACCAAGTGAAATGTGTGGCAAAAACATTTCATGACAAATAAATCTGGCACAGCTTCTTTCAATTTAGTTAACAACGAATTCTTCTCTCCCTGCATTAAATTTTCACCATCAGAAGCATAACCCACTATTTTGTCCCATCCAATACCATCTTCTTTAAAGGTTTCTTTCAGCAGCTCGAAAAGTCCTTGTGCAGTACCATCTTTAACAGGTATGAGACGATAGAAACGAGTAATTGGTTCAAATGTCTCACTATTCAAAAATCTTAGATTAACACAAAATGTTTTGTTCATTGTTATGTCTGTTGCCTTATCACACAGTACTGAAACTCCCCAGCCTTACTAATTTCTTGCATTAGCTTTTCATGTGCATAGGGCGATAAGCATTCAGTCAAGAGGTATGTCCCCTTGGTTCGGTTACAAGtcatattttctattgtttttgaaTCATCAGCtacaaaatgaaatgtactgaTTATTTCATCAAGACAGttgaaggaaagatttttctAACTATCATAGCTACAACATTCAACTCTGCCTTAATTCTGTTATCATCCTTTAATTCTACAAATGAGGTCATCGGCTGATTAGATTGTACTTGCTTAGCTAGCCTTATATGAGAAGAAGTTTTTGTATGCCCAACGAGT is part of the Macrobrachium rosenbergii isolate ZJJX-2024 chromosome 41, ASM4041242v1, whole genome shotgun sequence genome and encodes:
- the LOC136827177 gene encoding uncharacterized protein, with the translated sequence MNKTFCVNLRFLNSETFEPITRFYRLIPVKDGTAQGLFELLKETFKEDGIGWDKIVGYASDGENLMQGEKNSLLTKLKEAVPDLFVMKCFCHTFHLVAGHACDKALSKTADQLIHDVYNYFKLSPNRQESFEEFQHFVECEPHRLLKPCQTRWLSISQCVDRILEQWSALELYFTGEAIAAKDLPADRILQALKSPYIKATLEFTSFVLGDLVSLNTLFQSNSFKLHMLLPESERVLRMFGSNYMKRESISFKVSTYEDESKWLPLDKVYPGILASETMSKMKPV